The following DNA comes from Malania oleifera isolate guangnan ecotype guangnan chromosome 12, ASM2987363v1, whole genome shotgun sequence.
ATGATGGGGAAGAGGAGGATATcctgaggatgggtgcaatgcggggGGTGAATGCATTGAAAAAGCAGGTGAAAGCACTGAAAGTTACACAAGAAAAAGGATTGATGTTTATGGACTTGAGGTTCAATTGGAAGATTACCTGAGCTAATGTGGATATCGGGGCTACTCATTACATTGTTTTGCAGCttgaagcatggagactcaacttatccttggagaaggataCAGGACACATGAAAGCAGTGAATTTgatagcccagcctactctgggggTAGCCAAGCAAGTAACTGTGAAGCTTGGGCAGTGGgcaggtcatgcgaatttcataaCGGTGccatttgatgactttcaagccATTTTGGGAATGGTATTTGTGAGGGGTACAAATGCATTGTTGATGCCTTTTGTTGCTTCCCTTTGTCTGATGAGAGATCACtcatgcatggtgcaagtcgttgcgaCGAAAGGAGACtatgggaagttcctttcagctatgcaactcaagaaggggtTGAGAAAGGGTGAACAGACATaactagccacggtggtggtagatgaagaagtaggccaaaagttggtgcctacgaccatccaagtggtgttggatgagtataaagAGGTGATGCCGAGTAAGCTGTCTCATAACTTGCCTCCACAACGGGGTGTGGAGaatgagatcgagttgttgctAGGAGTGAAACTACCTGCTAAGGGGCCATATCGGATGGCGCCTCTAGAGAtgaggaaacaacttgatgagttgTTGGAAGAAggatatgttcgcccttccaaagcaccgttcgAAGCattggtgttgtttcagaggaataATGATGGGAGCATACAGATTTGTGTAGACTACTGCGCgcttaacaaggtgacagtgcgcaacaagtatcctattccattGATTGTTGGTTTGTTGGATCAGTtaagtcatgccaagtacttcactaaacttggcTTGAGCTCAGGCTACCATTAGTGAGAATTGATAATGGGGATGAGccgaagactacttgtgtgacacggtatggggcatatgaatccttggtgatgccatttggtttgacgaatgcgcctgcaacattctgtaccttgatgaaccaaGTATTTCAAATGTACCTCGACAAGTTTGTTGTGTACCTGGACgatattgttgtctacagttccactctggaggaacataaagaacATCTATGTAAGGTCTTTGACAGGCTGAAGGGGAAcagtctgtatgtgaagaaagagaagtgtttTTTCGCTGATCATGTGATTGAGCAAGGTCATATCCGGATGGATATGGCGAAGGTAAGggtgattcaagaatggaagatcccaacgacagtgaaggagttgcgttcctttcttggcatTGCCGACTATTACAGTATGTTCGTAGAGGGGTATTCGCAGAGAACGACCCCTTAGACAGAACTACTGAAGAAGGGTCATCGGTGGAACTGGACTGAGAAGTGGTAGGGAGtatttgatgacttgaaggatgccatgatgagagatccaGTACTTGCTCTTCCGGATGTCATGAAACCTTCAAGGTGCAAACATATGCATCAGACTTCGTCCTTGGAGGTGTCTTGTTACAGGAGGGACATCATGTTGCATATGAGAGCTGTAAGCTTAGTGAAGTAGAGCGGAAGTACATAgttcaagagaaggagatgctagtggTAATACATTGTCTCCACTTGTGGTGGCATTACTTACgtgggtcaaggtttgtggtgaaaacagatAACTTGGGagttagccatttcttcacacagTCGAAGTTGACACCCAAGTAGGGCCGATGGCAGGAATTCTTGGAAGAATATGATTTCTCCTTTGAGCACAAGGTGGGGCGCCTAAACCAAGTCGcagatgcattgagtaggaaggtCGAGCTGGCGGCCTTGCAAATGCTAGCACACTTGACGGTGAATATTGTTACCACGACGATGTGGGAGTGCATCAAAAAGAGAATTTAGCCAAAGATCTAATCGCGCAAAACCTAATGAAGCTGGCCGAAGAAGGGAAAGCACGTCAGTTCTGGATGGAAGACGTATTGCCGATGACCCATGGTAGCTGGCTCTTTGTGCCACGAGCTCACAATTTCAGGAAGACACTGTtgagagagtgtcatgataccatgtgggtcGGACATTCAGGATGGCAGCCCACTTTGGCCTTACTGAAGCAGAGGTATTATTGGCTGCAAatgcgtgatgatgtggttgattatacttGAACTTGTCTTACTTGTCAATGAGATAAGGTGGAGCGGAGGAAGATTGCAGGACTGCTGAAGCCTCTACTAGTACCAtccaaaccgtgggaaagtgtctcattggtcttcatcaccaacctgcccaaAGTAGGAGacgcagggtctatacttgtggttatagataggttttcgaagtatggtatGTTCATAGCCGCACCCAAGTACTGTTCGGCAGTGGAGACGACGCAATTATTCTTtatgaatgttgtgaaatattggggtgttcccgaATATATTGTTAGCGACCGAGACTCACGATTCACTAACAAATTTTGGAtagaacttttcagaatcctcggttcatatcttgacatctcttcgagttattaCCCATAGACAGATGGACAAgtggagagattcaatgggctattGGAAGAGTACTTGAGCCATTTCGTCAGTGCCAACTGGAaaaattgggtgcaactacttaatgtggctcagttctgtttcaatgcccaaataagcttaacaaccaacaagagcccttttgagcttgttataggccagcAGTCACTGCTACCTCACACAGTGGACGAgccgtacagaggaaagagtcctagggtgtacatcttcaccaaagaatggagacagagTGCTGAGATTGCCTGAGCTTgcctggagaaagcttctaagcggatgaagaagtgggcagattagGGGAGAAGATTGCTACACTTcaaggtgacttggtgcttgttaagctcaatcgtGAACAAATTAGGTGACTACgaggacgagataggagactacttcgcaaatatgaaggaccattccccatcttggccaaagtcgggaaggCCTATTACAGAGTCGACTgtccgacttggatgaaagtgcaacCTGTGTTTCACgtcaactgcctcaagccattcaacaccGATACTGAAGATTAGAGCAGAAGTTAGCCAACTAGAACATaattgaagatagtgcaacctgacaaacgtgaagttgaagatatctTTGTAGACAGAGAGTTCATATGCTCAAGGAAGAAGCAGCgagagtttttagttttgtggAAATgccttggtgatgaagaaatcaactggatttctgcggaagatatgcaACTATTCGTGGACAAAGTACAAGTGAACCTAGCGCCAAAGTCTATGAGGACGCTGACCGCATAAGTAGGGGAGTGTCACTAGACGAACTTGTTCAgtgcattatgcttgcctgtgatcgCTTGTCTAGTGcttttgggatgggtttccatcatgtaaatactagtgtaggtttattttctagtagtagtttctgcctatgccaaataaggcagtatgactcttcggtcactttgatgtttcctcgTGCCAAAGTGAGAattgcatagaaagctctttaggggagggtgagtgttcatcaacttgtaaaactcactagatattgtcaacgtgtttagcctacttgcctcccttgctagacacacaatgttaacggaggtgttgttaatgaattgcattGCTTTAATGTTTAACTGCTTTCATAATTGCATACTGCTTCCGCTGATATTTGATTAAATGATAAtaaaagtgtttcgtggatgaattaTGGTAAACGACagactggctagttaaacaagagtgctttagttaGCGCTGCatggtcctttcacaaaggtgtgaaatagtcGGCCCATGACACCCAACGATGACATATCTGCACGCCCACAATGCCCACCCACATGCAGTggcctctcttttcttctttgttGATTTTCTTTCCTCCAGAAGTTTAGGAGATTTAGAAGGCTTAGAAGGGAAGCTAATGTGGAGGCATGCTACTTTTGCTATGGTGTGATGTTATTGGTTGGATCACAGTTTTAGAATTCTCAATGGAAGAGAGTTGTTGAGCTTATATGATGCTGTATCAGGCAACAACTTTGCTATCTATTTTGTAGACCAGTTATATAgatacataaatacatacatgcatgcatacaacGAGTAGcattaggtggggttggctacatgcaTCCTCTTGCGCCAGTTTACATGATGTTGGGCAATATCCTTTAACAAGTTGAGGGCTGTTAAATCCTtaactcactatctcattccaattTATTCTAGGTCTACTCTACCTCTTCTACAACCACTCACATGAACCAGCTCACTCTTCACTTGTGCCTATTTTGGTCAGCATTGCAGGTGTCCAAACCATCTCAGCtgctcctttatcttatcttctactatGCCTATAAGTAACTTAACGCTAATGTTTTTTAtacaccttagcattctcatttggGCAACTTTTACGTTTTGGATGTTTCTTAATTAGTTGCTCAATTCTGATCCATATTTCTTATCTACGTGTTTCTGTGTGTGTGCATATtcattcattatttattttttcattggATAAGAGAATATGCAGagtgttgcaggtattgaggCAACATGACTGCTAGTATGATTTTCAAGTCTTCCCCTCACACCCCTTGCTAGAAGGTTTCGCACCTTGCAATGGTGTTGTAAATATTGATCTTTAAATCTTATGTTTCTTAACTTATTTTATTAAATGAAGTTTTTGAAGTACAGATAATTATGATGAAAAATGCTCTAGTTGTGGAAACTCTTAAAATTGGAATTTCAAACTGAACAAATCCTTACAAAACCTTTGGTTGGTTAAAGAAAATTTTTGACATTTGAACTCTGATCCTTTATTCTGGTTAAACATTTGCAGTCATTTCTTCTCTTCAACTTGGCTCATCAATGTTTGCATGCCCTTTTTCATGACCTTTTAGCGTTGTCAATTTGGATTAATTATACCTTTGCTGGTCCAATTTTTGTTATAATATTCTTAGAAAAAAGAAATGATTATCTCATTCTTCGAATTTTTATATAATTGCTATTCCTATCTGATGGTCATGTATATGTTTCTGGATATTAATGGATTCTGTTCATGTTCAAATTATATTCTAAATCAATTTTGCCCCCATTGCAGTTGAACAAGGTTGTTAATGAACCAAGAAGTGCTGGGGTTATCCGTGATTGGGGATCAAGGGAAAGTGAGTACACTATTGTCGATTTctttcttataattttaaattaaaatttgggCGTTGGACAAACTTGATTTATCATAATTGTAGTTATTGTGTGGCCTGTTCTATTTAATGTCATGGTTGTGATAAAGCCAATTGATTCTATGGTTAAGACTGACTCATTAGACTGGATGTGAATGCCTAAAATACAAGCCATATTTATACAGTTATACAGCGTCTCATTTGTTCTTCCACTGCtcttttgacattttcttggtcATTATAATTTTGTTTAAAGCCTTTCGTAGTCCTCGTGGTTTTGCTAAATAAACTAGTTAACCATTTTAGTCCTTAATTTTGTTACATAATCTAGTTAACCATTTTCCTAGTCTTTGTACCTTGGGGAAAAGGTTAAATTTGCAGATAATGAGGTACTGTCTGTTGTCTAGATGAAGAAAATCTAATAATCCCTTTTTGGGGGCATGATAATGGTGCAAACTAGTGAAATGGTTTAACACTTGTGATGTGAGAGGGAAGTTTCTGACAGgcctttaaatatatttttttttcttaatctttCTAATACTAGGTAGTGTATggccttttatttgttttattgcTGTGCTGTttcatcgtttttttttttttttttttttgaaaattgaaaatgctATAATGGATTAAGCTGGTGAGTTGGTGAGATCATTTGGTTGAAGATATCGGGTGTGTAATTGTTTTGAACTATTTCTCTTTTGTATTTTTTGCATTCTGTGCTTTCTTAATATTACATTGCTCTCTCTCGGATGCGTGCATGTAATCCCATTATTATCTTGTCTTGCTGTTTGTTTAGTTGTTTGTTCCAGTTACTTAAAAAATGTTTCTTCCAGGTTCATCTGCAGCTGAATGGGCACAAGAGGCAGATTTTCCCAACTGGTTTGATCAGCATATATGTGATAATGAAGGTATTCAGGATGGTAAAAGATGGTCATCACAGCCACATTCCTCTTCTGCTTGTCTTTCCGATTCAAAGCCTCTGCACAGAACATCTTCATACCCTGAGCAGCAGCCACAACCACACTTCTCCAGTGAACCAATTCTAGTGCCAAAATCTTCTTTTACTTCATATCCTCCCCCAGGTGGCAGATCACAGCAGGCTTCACCAAACCACCATTCACAAAACATGAATGTTCCATATCTTCCTGGTGGGCCCCAAATAGCTCTGCCTTCTCCAAACCCTTCTCCCTTCTCTAACTCGCAGCTTCAATTGCCTGGCTTACCTCATGGGTCCCATTTTGGTgcaaatatgcctccatttacTCCTGCTATCTCTGTTAATAACCGACCACCAAATCATTGGCATAACCAGACTGGTTTGTTTCCTGGAGATCATCCCTCTCTCCTGAACAATTTACTGCAACAACAGTCACCTCATCAAAATGGGTTGATGCCACCACAGTTAATGCCACAGCAGCAGTTGCGGCAGCATAGAGTACATCATCAAGTTCAGACATCATTTGGTCATCTATCAGGGATGCAATCCCACCTATTTAATCCCCATATTTCTCCAGCCCCACCCATAATGAGTAAGTATGATTCAATGCTTGATCTGGCCCATCTAAGAGATCAGAGACCTAAATTGTCACAAAAAAATAGGCAGTATCTTCGTTTTTCTCCacagggctctgataccagtAGCCAGAAGAGTGATGGTGGGTGGCCACAATTTAGATCCAAGTATATGACAGCTGACGAAATTGAGAATATCCTTAGAATGCAGCTTGCTGCAACACACAGTAACGATCCATACATAGATGATTATTACCACCAGGGCTGTCTTGCAAAAAAATCTGCAGACGCAAGGTTGAGACACCATTTCTGCCCAACTCACTTGAGGGATCTTCCTCCACGAGCCCGTGCTAATGCTGAGCCTCATGCTTTTCTCCAGGTTGATGCCCTTGGGAGGGTTCCATTTTCCTCAATTCGAAGGCCTCGCCCTCTTCTTGAGGTTGACCCTCCAAATTCATCCGTTGCCAGCTGTACTGAGCCAAAAGTTTCAGAGAAACCCCTGGAACAGGAGCCATTGCTTGCAGCAAGGGTCACCATTGAGGATGGTCTTTGTCTCCTCCTTGACGTAGATGATATTGACCGGTTCCTGCAATTCAATCAGCTCCAAGATGGTGGTGCACAGCTGAGGGGGCGGCGGCAGGTCCTGCTTGAAGGGCTGGCAGCTTCGCTTCAACTTGTTGACCCACTAAGCAAAAACACTCACACAGTTGGGTTGGTTCCCAAGGATGATATTGTATTCTTGAGATTAGTCTCTCTTCCCAAGGGCAGGAAGCTCCTCTCAAGGTACCTCCAGCTCATTTTTCAAGGCAGCGAGCTTATCCGAATAGTCTGCATGGCCATATTTCGTCATTTAAGGTTCTTGTTTGGTGGCCTTCCATCTGATCCAGGAGCAGCTGAAACAACTTCGAGTCTTGCAAAGGTTGTTTCTGAATGTGTTAGTGACATGGATCTTGGTGCGCTAAGTGCTTGTCTTGCAGCAGTTGTTTGTTCGTCCGAGCAACCTCCTCTCCGACCACTTGGAAGCTCTGCTGGAGATGGGGCTTCCGTTATTTTAAAATCTGTTCTAGAGAGGGCAACTAAACTCTTAACCAGTCCTCGCTCTGTGAGCAGCTGCAACGTGCCTAATCGTTCTCTGTGGGAGGCCTCATTTGATGAATTCTTTGGCCTTCTCACCAAGTACTGCTTCAATAAGTATGATAGTATTATGCAGTCGCTACTTGCGCAGGCCCCACAAAATATGGCTGTTGGGTCAGATGCAGCAAGAGCCATTAGTAGGGAAATGCCTGTTGAGCTTTTACGTGCCAGTCTTCCTCACACCAATGAGCATCAGAGAAAGCTTTTATTGGACTTCGCACATCGCTCCATGCCTGTAGGTGGGTTTAATGGACAGGGTGGTGAAAATGGGGGTCATAGTAGGGGTAGTGGTGGTTATGACTTTTTGAAAGGGAACCGGGACTTGTGATAGCATTGGGTTTTTCTGTTCTTTGCATGCTTCTATATATTGTTTAGGAGCAGATGAGGCAGTACTGGGGCAAAACATGGAACTTATTGGAGCATCTATTATTGGAGTCCACTTGGTACTTTTCAGATTTATCACCTCTCCAACGGTGCATGTGCTTCTTTGGGAATAGTAAGCAGGTCTTCCCGTGTAGTATGTTGAAATCTTGTTCTTTTTACCTCTTTATTTAATTTCCTCCCCCTTTCCCCTTTTTGCCCTTAGGAGGGGGCAAGAGCAAGAGCTTGTTTTGATGCTCTGTTATGAAACCAGATATAAGTGGTTTAAGTAGGGTTTAGAATGTACAGGCTTTCATTACAGGAGTTTCCCATGCTCTTTACTATTATATTTTGAGGAGATGGGAAGGATTTTGAGATTTCTTCTTTCAGAAATGTGGTGTCTGTATTCTTATGTTAGAAATGGGATTGGTAGCATGTGGACATACTGTTCTTTTAATACGTTGATGCTGGGTTGCTCTCGAACTACAAAGAAAGGTGTAACAAATGGTGGAGCGGTGTTTCTTTTAACTTTTCCTGCAGATTTTTTTTGACTCTTGtatttttatgtttaaatttattaTCGTTGCTGTTGCATTCATATGATCTGGTTAAAAATCTTCTAGTCCTCGGATTGCACCAGGGATCTTATTTACCCCGTTTAAGCTGGGTGATGATAGCCGTTCAAGTCTTTTCTGATCAGGATGCCTTATATCTTAAAGATATGACTGGGGCCTTGACCACTATAGCTGCGCGCACCAAAAAGACACGGGGTGATcaatgttgtgtgtgtgtgtgtgtgtgtgtgtgtgtgtgagagagagagagagagagagagagagagagagagagagtagggttTCAGATGTAAATACACATGGTTCTACATTTTACTTGTTCTGAAGCTCATGCAGGTCACGGGGAATCTTTCATTTGACCTATAAGCCAGAACTTCATCGTGTTGGGTGTGCACATGATCGAACTATCGTGGGCCTGCCTCTTGTCAATGTAATTTTTTGTTCAGATTTTTGGACAACTAGTAAGATTTGGTTGGCCCATAAGCTTTTTTTCTCATACTGAGATGGTATTGTGCCATTTGTGTTTTTAGTGCTTTATATTCTCTTTGTATGGATCATGTGGCCCTACTATAATATGAAGGGTCATATGTCGTATGGTTCCATAGGGAATTTCTGCTGTTCAATCTGGAGTTTGCTCAATACTTTGATGatgaatatgtttatgttttgccggtgttcatttttttttttctttttctcgtCTTCATTTGGAGTTGAATAAAGTGAAAGTAGAATAATTTTGTATGGTAGTTTCTAATTTAAGGTAACCCATAATTTACAAGTTGGTGTCATTTGTCTGGTACTGATTGTTGCAGTCATATcttaaaatgacttttttttttggttgtagaTTATTTTCTTGTAAAATAGCAAGAAATTTATTTTCCTATTTCAATCTACAATAAGCTAAATGCGTAATCAGTCGGGGAGTTCAAGGGTTTGtttatttatggaaaataatttttattttttattttgattttaagaaaaattatGTAAAAGTTAGCTAATTTGTTTTTACAacatttttatgaaataaatgaataataataattagttttGACATGATTTGTATGGGAAAATTGTTTTAGTTTTAGtcattttatttcttaatttttaaaatttatacataAAAGATGAcaaacgtttttttttttttttaattatttctttaaaaattttaactctGTGTACATGAGTATAAGTTCCAAGTCTTGGACTTTCAAATCTACACAAACTTAAATTGAAGATCAAAATGGATGATTCTAACATTACCTAATCGAAATTGTAATTGtatgaaattgaaaaataagtttttttttttttggaatagtTTGAAATTTAGAaacgaaaatttaaaaattgtattgcacatttaaacaaattttttatttagtGTCTTCTTaataggaattttgaaaaattaaagaataagctaaaatatttataatttttaaattaaaaaaattggaaaacaaaaaGTGTTTCCCTAacttgatataaatgagttttAAACGAGGAAGATAGTACCGTAGTTGATGgctcatttccttttcttttattgctTAGAATATAATCTTTAACGAAAATTGAGTTTCAATTTATGTTTGGACGGACATAGGATTTTTAAATTACACTTTTATCTTATCTCAAACTGAGTATTACTTCTTTATGTGCactatttttattgcattttctttatgtttaatttttattttctcactTTGTTCACATTTGGTTTGCATGAAACATAATCTTGGAAATCGAATAAATCCAGTATGAGGATTTAATGACTTACCAAAAAATATCATTATAAAGTGAATGACATTTTCAAAACTTTTCAACTCAATGTTTTATTTTTTCGATTAAGCGATAAATGATCTCTTAAGTACTTTAGCAACAAGATTCTAATACAATTTGATACATAATCTCAATTCTAAATGCATGTTAATTTTGCGTCCAACCTAAAGCATAAAAGGCTTATAACCTGAAAGAAGACTCAATCAACAAGTTCAAATTAAGCCCGTGTGCAAACCCAAATGGACCCTAGCCCCAACATCCGACACTATTGCAATACCCATGCACGTTTTAAGACCCAACCTGGCTAGACCTAGAAGCAGTCCAATTTAATAATGAGTTTTATCCCTCTTTAGATAAACTTCTGTGAAAACCAACACATTTGGTAATGCACTTATTTGACTTTAAAAAAATTAGGAATCATATTTGGccttaaatttatatatatataaatataatttttgctaTTATGATGTTAGTGTTATGATTTGATTGATTGAAATGGAGAGTGATGCGAGCGTACTAAATGTTGATGgacatgtaaaaataaatttgatgatGATATTCATCTATACACTTGTTGGGTATGACTATGGACGACGATGATATTTGAAAATAACAAGCACCAAATTAGTTATTGAGCATGAAAGTTGATATGAGACATTTTGGAGATAAACTTGGGTATGTTGGGGATTTGTTTGATTATATTGGAATAAGAATAAATTTAGATAGATATTATTGAACAAAGATAGAGTTTGTGTTTATACCAACAAAATGGATCACTTTGTCGATAATAATTTAGGTGCTATCAAAAGGAAAATTGGTATTTTGTTGGGGTTAATTTAGATAGTGTTGATGGTCTATTTtagcttaatgaacataaataccttttttaaaaaaagcttttttgttttggaaaaatgaggaaaatactttttttttttaatttctccgTCTTGACTAAATAGCTAAAATACCCTTCTTTATTTTCCATTTCGACCAAAATACCCCTTCAACTTATCATCTTGACCAAAATAACCAAATTACTTAATTTTTCATCTTgactaaatgaccaaaatactatAGAATTTTTCCATTTTAACCAAATTACCAAAATGTCGTTCTCAATTTTTTCCTAATGAccaaaattgtaacgacctgaaaattcatacaatttatatatatatatatatatatatatatattaaaattactctaatacccctgtaTTATCTATATAACATCTCAGGTCCCAGGTAGGCACCAAGGAAATTCCTGTTCACACAATAGCattcctatgcagcggaaaacatagaATTCAGTAATTTCTTAAACATTAATACATACATATCTACCCAAAAATCCTCCACCAGATCCCCTATAAGCTACTGATAAATACATCTCCCCAAAACCACTTACCTCGCTGACAGGGTAGTATAACTATCCCCTCTACCTCCGAGTCTGACCTGCttgtctagttggatcacctgaaatatgttaaattactaggatgagacaactctcagtaagatgaaatatactattaccagtgtgtggtaactgagtttacatgaataatatattgataaataactgaaactgaggtaacatgtaaaataatatacagtataactcacacctatgtggcttaaaatacaactgtaatatttgagctttttatttatttatacttctagtattataacaTATCTGCTGttattctgtaaatttgtatacatataaataactgtaaAAGCTTCCctggaaaattgtatgtcatgatttactTCACATAACTGGTTGTGCAACCTGTAGGCGAGACTAAACATTGGTTGGTCTACTAGTGCTAGTCTAATTGTGTGCATAAACATGCCTGTAGCACGAAAGGCCCACTCCATCTGGTCTGGACGCCAGGGAGCCCTCTACACTACTGTGGCACAATCGGCTGTTTCATATTCTATCTGAGACAcatggttgcactttgaactgaaataactatggtaccgtgctctgatactaatctgattcatcagggtctgatactgtataatactatttcgtatatatcttactatttcatcatgattccaaaataaccgtaacactgtaaaactgatatgaatttactgtattatctgagttaaaatatctgtaatatctgatctatatGATCTGAactaaataaactgtaatatctgagtgttatggttttataattctggaaatcatggtattctgtgtatactgtaaaatatctgtttgtgtatatactgtaaatcataattctattaatatggtaaaacatatttcAGCACATAAATGTTGTAGATTATGATATTATGATAACtttataaatactatactaaacaAATACTGACTCAAGCCACACCATTAATAAATAGAGCATATATACTGAAATTTGTACAACTATATAATTTAGACTATGTATCTCATAATCAAACACTctaatttactaataaaatatatgaatttactagcatagcatatttcccttacttaattGACTAAAAGATCTGACTCCAATTATATTCCTACACCCGCCGCGCCAAACACATAATCTTGTAATAATATACATTTCTCAATTCAATTAACCCATATCAAAATAATAACCATATCTGCCGTTTCCCTAGGCTCACGTTtatcttttattcataaaattcttgaactattaattatttatcaatattacctgAGTTCTTGGGAAAATACCTGCTGAGATTCTCAACCCATGCCtgaggtgtttggaaacccaaaccttgcaatcacaacaccctaatttaatcaacccaAACACCAATATATTTCCATCTAACCCAAAATTTGAGTTCAGAAAAGCCTAATAACTACTAAACCCTTAAACAACCtatttaccctgattttgggatagtgcct
Coding sequences within:
- the LOC131144250 gene encoding protein PAT1 homolog isoform X1; its protein translation is MDGFDGGSCIQESPSTKPHDLKQFAENSTGDAVFDASQYAFFGKDVVEEVELGGLEEEEDNFPAVEFDDGDFMLDREEGEVLDTFSDIDDLANTFIKLNKVVNEPRSAGVIRDWGSRESSSAAEWAQEADFPNWFDQHICDNEGIQDGKRWSSQPHSSSACLSDSKPLHRTSSYPEQQPQPHFSSEPILVPKSSFTSYPPPGGRSQQASPNHHSQNMNVPYLPGGPQIALPSPNPSPFSNSQLQLPGLPHGSHFGANMPPFTPAISVNNRPPNHWHNQTGLFPGDHPSLLNNLLQQQSPHQNGLMPPQLMPQQQLRQHRVHHQVQTSFGHLSGMQSHLFNPHISPAPPIMSKYDSMLDLAHLRDQRPKLSQKNRQYLRFSPQGSDTSSQKSDGGWPQFRSKYMTADEIENILRMQLAATHSNDPYIDDYYHQGCLAKKSADARLRHHFCPTHLRDLPPRARANAEPHAFLQVDALGRVPFSSIRRPRPLLEVDPPNSSVASCTEPKVSEKPLEQEPLLAARVTIEDGLCLLLDVDDIDRFLQFNQLQDGGAQLRGRRQVLLEGLAASLQLVDPLSKNTHTVGLVPKDDIVFLRLVSLPKGRKLLSRYLQLIFQGSELIRIVCMAIFRHLRFLFGGLPSDPGAAETTSSLAKVVSECVSDMDLGALSACLAAVVCSSEQPPLRPLGSSAGDGASVILKSVLERATKLLTSPRSVSSCNVPNRSLWEASFDEFFGLLTKYCFNKYDSIMQSLLAQAPQNMAVGSDAARAISREMPVELLRASLPHTNEHQRKLLLDFAHRSMPVGGFNGQGGENGGHSRGSGGYDFLKGNRDL
- the LOC131144250 gene encoding protein PAT1 homolog isoform X2 translates to MDGFDGGSCIQESPSTKPHDLKQFAENSTVFDASQYAFFGKDVVEEVELGGLEEEEDNFPAVEFDDGDFMLDREEGEVLDTFSDIDDLANTFIKLNKVVNEPRSAGVIRDWGSRESSSAAEWAQEADFPNWFDQHICDNEGIQDGKRWSSQPHSSSACLSDSKPLHRTSSYPEQQPQPHFSSEPILVPKSSFTSYPPPGGRSQQASPNHHSQNMNVPYLPGGPQIALPSPNPSPFSNSQLQLPGLPHGSHFGANMPPFTPAISVNNRPPNHWHNQTGLFPGDHPSLLNNLLQQQSPHQNGLMPPQLMPQQQLRQHRVHHQVQTSFGHLSGMQSHLFNPHISPAPPIMSKYDSMLDLAHLRDQRPKLSQKNRQYLRFSPQGSDTSSQKSDGGWPQFRSKYMTADEIENILRMQLAATHSNDPYIDDYYHQGCLAKKSADARLRHHFCPTHLRDLPPRARANAEPHAFLQVDALGRVPFSSIRRPRPLLEVDPPNSSVASCTEPKVSEKPLEQEPLLAARVTIEDGLCLLLDVDDIDRFLQFNQLQDGGAQLRGRRQVLLEGLAASLQLVDPLSKNTHTVGLVPKDDIVFLRLVSLPKGRKLLSRYLQLIFQGSELIRIVCMAIFRHLRFLFGGLPSDPGAAETTSSLAKVVSECVSDMDLGALSACLAAVVCSSEQPPLRPLGSSAGDGASVILKSVLERATKLLTSPRSVSSCNVPNRSLWEASFDEFFGLLTKYCFNKYDSIMQSLLAQAPQNMAVGSDAARAISREMPVELLRASLPHTNEHQRKLLLDFAHRSMPVGGFNGQGGENGGHSRGSGGYDFLKGNRDL